Part of the Lampris incognitus isolate fLamInc1 chromosome 1, fLamInc1.hap2, whole genome shotgun sequence genome is shown below.
AAGAGTGACATATGGAATGCGGATTATCCAGGACTGCAGCTTAGTATGCATTTTAATTGCCCATCCCGTCATTGTATCCTCTGGCGTTCATTAGGCTGCAGTGTGACATAGTTTACCATTCTCGGAAAAAAAaacggagaaaaaaaaacaaaacacatcattCTGATGCTGTTTGTGACACAGTCTAGGGGTAGAGAAGTGACAATGATGAATTGACTACTAATTGTTAAGGATGTGTGGTGCTTGTGAACAgagtggaaccccccccccctcttcttaaACTGTTCTCATTGAAGCAGTGAGGCAAGGACTTTCAAAGGAAGGTAATTAAAGCCTTTTGAAATTTACTGCAAAATCTGAATGCAAACCACAACACTAACATGTATCAgcacaggggggaaaaaagacatcTGTAAACGGTAACTGTTGTCACAGTGTATTAACAGGTCATTGCATTAACAAACTATTTTTGCCATTTGGTACACACTCATGAAAGGGCGATCTTGCGAACATGAATgtctgctgccatctgctggtgaGACTGGTGCAGCCAtggaagaggcaaagcactgaGGCGATTCATATTCAGGGATCCAAAAAGCTATTATTAAATAAATGCAACCCGCCAATTGCTTCACTCTGACTTGTATAATGAAAATCGATCTGTATTCCACTATATCCCAGTTCTGAGCCAGTGCATGATAGTGCTTGTATCGTCACATTTTGAGACAGTCTTCATTGCCCTCAAGCTCCTTGCTTGAGATGAGGGTAGCTCATCACTGTACGTGCTATGCCCTCCCTCAGACTGACTACTGGTTTATAACCCATGTCCTGCTTGGCACGGTCACAGCTGTAGTAGTGGTGGGTGCCGGCCAGGGCCACCCTCATAGGAGTAAATGTTGGTTTGAAAGGCATTATAGGGCGCAGGATCAGGGCCAGCAGCCAGAGCAGCATGGCCAGTACATACACCAGTGTGTAGGGTAGGTGGTAGCGAGGTGCTGCATATCCCAAACCCACCAGCACTTCAGACATGAAGTCCCAGAAACGAATCGGCTCATCATTGGTGATGTGGTATGCCTAAAAGAGAGGATGGGAGTGCACAACAAGATGCCTTACTGGTCCAAAGTGCAGTTTGAATGGTTACAATAGAAACAACAGTTTAAACGTATAGGATGTTTTGCTTCTAACAGCGCTCTCAATTATACATCTATATCTGAGGTAAGGCGGATTGGAAGGACATAGAAAGGTTAAATATTTCATGGACAGACTTTTCCTAAACCAGCTAGATCAGTTATGAGCTAGAAGAGAGAGGTGTGAGTGCAGAGGCTGACTCATTGCTTTTTTCCGGTTTCACCCACCTTGCCACATACAGGTGAGTCTGGCTTCAGGTGTTCAGCAGCCAGAATATGTCCATGAACTACATTCTCTACGAAGGTGAAATCCACCAGATTGGTcccatccctataaagagacagaaagacacagagagacagagacagaaatggCTTAAAACTCAAGTTCTAATTTGTTAAACATTGTCCTTAGAGCCATCATGCTCCTCTGTGGGAGTATGTAGGTCAACTCACCCAATGATGAACTTCATTTTCCCCCTGCGAGCTGTGTCCACTAGGATAGGTACCAGTTGTGGGTCCCGGGGACCAAAGATACCATGAGGCCGGATGGCGACTGTGAGGAAACCCTTCTGCATGTCACATGCCCCTAAGACCAACTACAACACAAACTCAATATAAAATGTTCGTCTCAGGTAGAGAGAGGAAAATTTGTCACCAATAAACAAATTGAAAGTAAACGATGGATTATGTATGCAACATAAATGCTTGATAGAATCAACCAGCCCTAGTTCCCACActtaagcaacccccccccccccccgacaggctCCAACCTTCTCTTGTTCGATCTTGGTTTCCGTGTAGTAGTCAATAGGTTTCATAGCGTATGGTAGGTCCTCTTTCCCATTCTTAACGTCTTTTCCCTCAAACACCACACTGGCACTGCTTGTCAGAACCAGTTTCTGACAAAATCAAAGCAGTTAAAAACATTTCAGTGAATAATCTCAATCTAGAATTGCAAATTTCACCCCGTTGTCTTCTCCTTGTAATCACATAAAAGTTTTGGAATTCTACCACGATAGAAATTAAAGCACCCATCTCTGTTCCCAGCTAAGCCACCATTCTGACCCACATGTACTCCAGCCTCTTTGCAGGCCTGGATCACAGACTGGGTGCCCTGGATGTTGACCCTCTGGAAGAGAGCACGGTCATCACTGGCAGGGGCTGGAGAGGCACAGTGGAAGACCAGGGACACATCCTTCAATGCTGGCAGCAGAGCCTGGGGCAGGGACAGACACTGACTTTTCAGAAAGATCCAAATGCCCCTCAACTGTTTGTCGTGCCCATCTACTAACCCacccctcatacacacacaggtCAACTATTGGACAGGATCTATGGTTAACATATTTTAAGAGGAACAAGGTTCAAGAGTCCTGACTCGGCAACCAGTATACAGAATGGAAGAGACCTACTTGTTTGTCGCAGAGGTCTCCCTGGTAGAAGGTCAGACCAGGCAGCTCGTAGTTTTGGCGGATGTCAAAGACGGACACAGAATAGCCCCGATCCAACAGTTTCTCCACTAAGTGTCTACCGAGGAAACCTGAGCCCCCTATGACTGCACACCGTTTACTACTCTGtccaggatacacacacacacagacagacagacagacagacagacagacagacagacagacagacagacgggagagcatgcacacacgtgtgtgtgtgtgtgtgtgtgtgtgtgtgtgtgtgtgacagtcagacagacaggcagaatcgTTGCTTTTACAGTCATACTTAAGGAAAAACAGGTAACATGAACATGTTCTTGTCATTTAATCCTTCCACAATGAAAAACTACAGTAACAATGAACTCACCGGCCGAACACGAGTACTCATACTTAGAAGTCAAAATTAGACAACAGGTGAACTGTTCAAACTTGATAGGCAGACTGGTGGATGGATGAGCTGTTAAAATATATTGAGATACCGCTTTTAATGAATTTCAAACAAGTCAATAACCTTTTAGATTCTGCTAAGAAGCACATAATTTATGCACTGTAAAATGAGCGGAACAACTGAGAAAAGTTTAAAACATTTACCTGCTGCCTGCCCCTCACAGCTTCTTGAACACATACAAAAGATGAACTATCAGCTGAGCGCAAGCGCTCCTGTCATTGGGTGAGCAGACGCCGATAAAGGTGACGTAGTACGTAGCCAATAGGGTGAAGAATACGTCAAAGAACGCCACTGTAATGACCAATCGCAGAGTTCAACCCCTTACCTCCATCTCCGACACACAGTAACCACGCCCCCTTTAGATGCCGTCGACATATAACAAAAGCTGTTCCAGAGTCAGCGTCTTGCTGTAATTTATTTACATTTGGGTAGTATGGATGCGGATGCACAGATCTAAGATCTGCTTAGTTTGCCAACATTTTAGGACATACTCGTACAATTTGACATTACGATCTTATAAATGTATGTATATGAAGCACGAGCCATTTCTGATGGACCTTTTGGCAGTCTAATCCAAGAGAAATACCAATATGTAATTCTTTACCTTTTGCTTTCTACAATTTTTAATGTTGCATTTTGCGTCCGGTGATTTTCCTCTAGCCAATCACCGTTTTCTACCCGACTGGTGTCTTTGATTTGTGCCACC
Proteins encoded:
- the nsdhl gene encoding sterol-4-alpha-carboxylate 3-dehydrogenase, decarboxylating isoform X1; the encoded protein is MSTRVRPSSKRCAVIGGSGFLGRHLVEKLLDRGYSVSVFDIRQNYELPGLTFYQGDLCDKQALLPALKDVSLVFHCASPAPASDDRALFQRVNIQGTQSVIQACKEAGVHKLVLTSSASVVFEGKDVKNGKEDLPYAMKPIDYYTETKIEQEKLVLGACDMQKGFLTVAIRPHGIFGPRDPQLVPILVDTARRGKMKFIIGDGTNLVDFTFVENVVHGHILAAEHLKPDSPVCGKAYHITNDEPIRFWDFMSEVLVGLGYAAPRYHLPYTLVYVLAMLLWLLALILRPIMPFKPTFTPMRVALAGTHHYYSCDRAKQDMGYKPVVSLREGIARTVMSYPHLKQGA
- the nsdhl gene encoding sterol-4-alpha-carboxylate 3-dehydrogenase, decarboxylating isoform X2, giving the protein MSTRVRPSSKRCAVIGGSGFLGRHLVEKLLDRGYSVSVFDIRQNYELPGLTFYQGDLCDKQKLVLTSSASVVFEGKDVKNGKEDLPYAMKPIDYYTETKIEQEKLVLGACDMQKGFLTVAIRPHGIFGPRDPQLVPILVDTARRGKMKFIIGDGTNLVDFTFVENVVHGHILAAEHLKPDSPVCGKAYHITNDEPIRFWDFMSEVLVGLGYAAPRYHLPYTLVYVLAMLLWLLALILRPIMPFKPTFTPMRVALAGTHHYYSCDRAKQDMGYKPVVSLREGIARTVMSYPHLKQGA